From one Candidatus Desulfatibia profunda genomic stretch:
- a CDS encoding site-2 protease family protein, producing the protein MFNNFDLNQLVVMIVPLLLAVTIHEVAHGYVAYRLGDPTAKLAGRLTLNPLKHLDFIGSFFLPLVLKFSGSPFIFGYAKPVPVNFSNFRDFRKSTIYVSSAGVIANLALAIVSGVCYRLLLHFESVWYAWIFRPIILDLFNMLGYSVVINSVLAVFNLIPVPPLDGSRILAMLLPLHLRVQFARIEPFGMIIIIFLLITNSLSSLMFFFINPLIGILLGR; encoded by the coding sequence ATGTTCAACAACTTCGACCTGAACCAACTGGTGGTAATGATTGTCCCCTTGCTTCTGGCCGTGACCATCCATGAGGTGGCTCACGGCTACGTTGCTTACAGGTTGGGAGACCCCACCGCCAAGCTGGCAGGAAGATTGACCTTAAATCCCCTCAAGCACCTTGATTTCATAGGGTCATTTTTTTTGCCGCTTGTGTTGAAATTTTCAGGTTCTCCCTTCATTTTCGGTTATGCCAAGCCGGTTCCGGTCAATTTCTCCAATTTTCGCGATTTTCGCAAAAGTACCATTTATGTTTCATCGGCCGGGGTGATTGCCAATCTGGCCCTAGCAATCGTTTCGGGGGTATGCTATCGGCTGTTGCTTCATTTTGAATCTGTTTGGTACGCTTGGATTTTCAGACCCATTATACTGGACCTTTTTAACATGCTGGGCTATAGCGTGGTGATTAATTCGGTGCTGGCTGTCTTTAACCTGATCCCTGTTCCTCCTTTGGACGGAAGCCGAATCCTTGCCATGCTGCTGCCGCTGCATCTGAGGGTGCAATTTGCCCGCATCGAACCTTTCGGCATGATCATAATTATTTTTTTGCTAATTACAAATTCACTCAGTAGTCTAATGTTTTTTTTTATAAACCCTTTGATCGGGATATTGCTGGGAAGGTAG
- the trpS gene encoding tryptophan--tRNA ligase, with amino-acid sequence MTGKKRILSGMRPTGPLHLGNLHGALANWIEMQPKYDCFYFIADWHALTSDYEDPSPIAGHIRDMIIDWLSAGLSPDQSTLFVQSHIKEHAELYLILSMITPVPWLERNPTYKDQIVQLSNRDLSTFGFLGYPVLQAADIIMYKAYGVPVGVDQVPHVEITREIARRFNYFYGEVFPEPESILTETPKILGLDGRKMSKSYNNAIYLSESPDEIAAKATQMFTDPKRARRSDPGNPEVCNVFEFHKLYSSKETVNTIDHECRTARIGCVECKKIMAQNLIKALEPIREKRQYYLARPQLVDDIIAEGCQKARNVARLTMTEVREAVKI; translated from the coding sequence ATGACTGGAAAAAAACGGATTTTGAGCGGAATGCGCCCCACCGGGCCGCTGCACCTGGGCAACCTACACGGCGCCCTGGCAAACTGGATCGAAATGCAGCCAAAATATGACTGTTTTTATTTTATTGCCGACTGGCATGCCCTAACCAGTGATTATGAAGATCCAAGCCCGATTGCCGGGCATATCCGGGACATGATCATCGACTGGCTGAGCGCGGGGCTCTCGCCGGATCAAAGCACCCTGTTCGTCCAATCCCATATCAAGGAACATGCGGAACTGTATCTTATCCTTTCAATGATAACCCCTGTACCGTGGCTCGAACGCAACCCGACTTACAAAGATCAGATTGTGCAGCTCAGTAACCGCGATCTTTCGACCTTCGGCTTCCTCGGCTATCCGGTACTGCAGGCGGCAGATATCATTATGTACAAGGCATACGGAGTCCCGGTAGGTGTCGACCAGGTTCCCCATGTTGAAATTACACGGGAAATAGCCAGAAGATTCAATTACTTTTATGGAGAAGTTTTTCCGGAGCCTGAATCGATATTAACCGAAACCCCCAAGATATTAGGTCTTGACGGACGCAAAATGAGCAAAAGTTACAACAATGCCATTTACCTTTCAGAAAGTCCCGACGAAATTGCCGCCAAGGCCACCCAAATGTTCACCGATCCGAAGCGGGCAAGGCGCAGCGACCCCGGCAATCCCGAAGTATGTAACGTTTTCGAATTCCACAAGCTTTACAGCAGCAAGGAGACGGTAAACACCATCGACCATGAGTGCCGCACCGCCCGCATCGGATGCGTCGAATGCAAGAAAATAATGGCTCAAAATCTTATCAAGGCTCTGGAACCGATCCGCGAAAAAAGGCAGTATTACCTCGCCCGGCCGCAACTTGTCGACGACATTATTGCCGAAGGATGCCAGAAAGCCCGAAACGTGGCCCGGCTCACCATGACGGAAGTCAGAGAGGCCGTAAAAATCTAA
- a CDS encoding segregation/condensation protein A has translation MQEEIYQVKLDNIFEGPMDLLVHLIKKNEVDIYNIPIAIIIDQYLEYLEWMKSMNIDVAGDFIVMAATLTQIKSKMLLPVHEDEDDQEDPRLEIARPLAEYLKIKSAAERLAARNLLGEDTFVRNPDHEEILTGRSDEIITVGLFELIDAFQQILGKMSPDEKFLITADSVSVKDRISQLVDIFDVKGSVTFDELFPAGAAKVEVIVTFLAILEMVKLSLVRIVQHVQTGIIRLFYL, from the coding sequence ATGCAAGAAGAAATATATCAAGTCAAGCTTGACAATATTTTCGAAGGCCCCATGGACCTTCTGGTTCACCTTATCAAAAAAAATGAGGTGGACATCTATAATATTCCGATTGCTATCATTATCGACCAGTATCTGGAGTACCTGGAATGGATGAAGTCGATGAACATCGACGTCGCCGGAGACTTTATCGTTATGGCCGCCACATTGACCCAGATAAAATCCAAGATGCTGCTTCCGGTCCATGAAGATGAAGACGACCAGGAAGATCCCCGCCTGGAGATCGCCAGACCGCTGGCAGAATATCTTAAGATCAAATCTGCGGCCGAGCGCCTGGCCGCAAGGAATCTTTTGGGAGAAGATACGTTTGTCAGGAATCCCGATCATGAAGAAATTCTGACAGGCCGGTCCGATGAGATCATAACAGTCGGCCTGTTCGAGCTTATCGATGCATTTCAGCAAATACTTGGGAAAATGTCCCCGGATGAAAAATTCCTGATTACGGCCGACAGCGTATCTGTTAAAGACCGCATATCTCAACTCGTGGATATCTTTGATGTCAAGGGATCGGTAACTTTCGACGAGCTGTTTCCGGCCGGTGCTGCAAAAGTTGAAGTCATCGTAACGTTTCTTGCAATTCTGGAAATGGTCAAACTCAGTCTGGTTCGGATCGTTCAGCATGTCCAGACCGGTATTATCCGACTCTTTTATTTATGA
- the scpB gene encoding SMC-Scp complex subunit ScpB: MMEDLKYIIESLLFVSGEPLTIDRIKKVLDQADTKEISKALSELSAEYEARKGGFFLREVAGGYQIRTRPEYREWIKRFIQPSPFRLSKAALETLAIIAYKQPIIRSDIEHIRGVDSGGILRTLLERKLIRVLGRKQIPGRPLIYATTKQFLEVFDLKDLKDLPTPNEIESLGTTSSQHPD, from the coding sequence ATGATGGAAGATCTAAAATACATCATTGAAAGCCTGTTGTTCGTTTCCGGGGAACCCCTGACCATTGACCGTATCAAAAAAGTTCTGGACCAGGCCGATACCAAGGAGATCAGCAAGGCGCTTTCGGAGCTTTCAGCTGAATATGAAGCCCGCAAAGGCGGATTTTTTCTGCGGGAGGTTGCCGGCGGATATCAAATCCGAACCCGTCCTGAATACCGGGAGTGGATCAAACGGTTCATTCAGCCGAGCCCTTTTCGTCTGAGCAAGGCCGCACTTGAAACCCTGGCCATTATCGCCTATAAGCAGCCGATCATCCGCAGCGATATAGAACACATCCGCGGAGTCGATTCCGGCGGTATTTTGCGCACCTTGCTCGAGCGCAAACTTATCCGGGTTCTGGGACGCAAGCAGATTCCAGGCCGACCCCTGATCTATGCGACCACCAAGCAGTTTCTGGAAGTTTTCGATCTCAAAGACCTAAAAGACCTCCCGACACCCAATGAGATCGAATCTCTTGGGACTACATCTTCGCAACACCCCGATTAG
- a CDS encoding integration host factor subunit beta — MNRSDLINALKDAAVLSRKDAEKVVDMFFDAVKETLSKGQRVEIRGFGSFTVKHYKPYTGRNPKTGVQIKVPSKKLPFFKVGKELKEMVDRPF, encoded by the coding sequence ATGAACCGATCAGACCTAATTAATGCCCTTAAGGATGCGGCCGTTTTGAGCAGAAAGGATGCTGAAAAAGTTGTCGATATGTTTTTTGACGCCGTCAAGGAGACACTTTCAAAAGGTCAGCGGGTCGAAATCAGAGGTTTTGGTAGCTTTACCGTCAAACATTACAAGCCTTACACCGGCAGAAACCCTAAAACCGGTGTACAAATAAAGGTACCTTCCAAAAAACTACCCTTTTTCAAAGTCGGCAAAGAACTGAAAGAAATGGTTGACAGACCGTTTTAA